The Glycine soja cultivar W05 chromosome 6, ASM419377v2, whole genome shotgun sequence genome has a window encoding:
- the LOC114414989 gene encoding protein SPA, chloroplastic-like: MLPALCLRSPNTTPAPGIGKESHTNPKHFGVNYAFQVPIATKYRYVITKAAKDNQSTNRNTKPNSVICADCDGNGAVLCSQCKGSGVNSVDIFNGQFKAGDSCWLCGGRKEMLCGNCNGAGFVGGFLSTYDQ, encoded by the exons ATGCTTCCTGCCCTGTGCCTACGTTCTCCCAATACTACACCAGCCCCAGGTATTGGTAAAGAAAGCCATACAAATCCAAAGCATTTTGGAGTCAATTATGCGTTTCAAGTCCCTATTGCTACCAAATATCGCTATGTCATTACCAAG GCTGCAAAAGACAACCAAAGCACAAACCGAAACACAAAACCGAATAGTGTGATTTGTGCTGACTGTGATGGAAATG GAGCTGTTCTATGCTCTCAATGCAAAGGCAGTGGGGTGAACTCTGTTGATATTTTCAATGGACAGTTTAAAGCCGGTGACTCTTGTTGGCTTTGCGG AGGCAGGAAGGAGATGTTATGCGGGAATTGCAATGGAGCAGGCTTTGTTGGTGGCTTCTTGAGCACTTATGATCAGTAG
- the LOC114414990 gene encoding DEAD-box ATP-dependent RNA helicase 56 produces MGETKDEAYEEELLDYEEEDEKAPDSAGAKVNGEATKKGYVGIHSSGFRDFLLKPELLRAIVDSGFEHPSEVQHECIPQAILGMDVICQAKSGMGKTAVFVLSTLQQIDPVPGQVSALVLCHTRELAYQICHEFERFSTYLPDLKVAVFYGGVNIKVHKDLLKNECPHIVVGTPGRILALTRDKDLSLKNVRHFILDECDKMLESLDMRKDVQDIFKMTPHDKQVMMFSATLSKEIRPVCKKFMQDPMEIYVDDEAKLTLHGLVQHYIKLKEEEKNRKLNDLLDALDFNQVVIFVKSVSRAAELDKLLVECNFPSICIHSGMSQEERLKRYKGFKEGHTRILVATDLVGRGIDIERVNIVINYDMPDSADTYLHRVGRAGRFGTKGLAITFVSCSTDVDVLNNVQSRFEVDIKQLPEQIDTSTYMPS; encoded by the exons ATGGGAGAAACAAAGGACGAAGCATACGAGGAAGAGCTTCTCGATTACGAGGAGGAAGACGAAAAGGCCCCCGACTCCGCCGGAGCTAAAGTCAACGGCGAAGCTACCAAGAA GGGCTATGTTGGAATTCACAGTTCGGGATTCAGGGACTTCCTTCTGAAGCCAGAGCTTCTTCGGGCTATTGTGGACTCGGGATTTGAGCATCCATCTGAAG TGCAACATGAGTGCATACCACAAGCAATTCTCGGGATGGATGTAATTTGTCAAGCAAAATCTGGAATGGGAAAGACTGCTGTCTTTGTTCTCTCTACTCTGCAGCAGATTGATCCTGTTCCTGGCCAAGTTTCTGCACTGGTTCTTTGTCATACAAGAGAATTGGCATACCAG ATATGCCATGAGTTTGAGAGGTTTAGCACTTACTTACCCGATCTCAAGGTTGCTGTCTTTTATGGTGGAGTCAACATCAAAGTTCACAAGGATCTGCTGAAAAATGAGTGCCCTCATATTGTTGTTGGAACACCGGGAAGAATACTAGCATTGACTAGGGATAAGGACCTTTCTTTAAAGAATGTTAGACATTTCATATTGGATGAATGCGACAAGATGCTGGAATCACTGG ATATGAGGAAAGATGTTCAAGACATTTTCAAGATGACTCCCCATGATAAGCAAGTTATGATGTTCTCAGCAACACTCAGCAAGGAAATTCGCCCAGTCTGCAAGAAATTTATGCAAGAT CCTATggaaatttatgttgatgatgagGCCAAGTTGACCCTTCACGGGCTTGTGCAG CACTACATCAAAttgaaagaggaagaaaaaaaccgGAAGTTGAATGATCTTCTTGATGCACTGGACTTTAATCAAGTTGTGATCTTTGTGAAAAGTGTTAGCAGAGCAGCTGAGCTGGACAAACTACTCGTGGAGTGCAACTTTCCATCTATATGCATTCATTCTGGCATGTCCCAGGAAGAAAG GTTAAAGCGCTATAAAGGTTTCAAGGAGGGGCATACAAGGATTCTTGTTGCAACAGATTTGGTTGGAAGAGGGATTGATATTGAACGTGTCAACATTGTTATAAACTATGACATGCCTGATTCTGCTGACACATACTTACACAGG GTTGGTCGAGCTGGAAGATTTGGCACCAAAGGCCTTGCAATCACATTTGTTTCCTGTTCTACTGATGTTGATGTTCTCAACAAT GTTCAGTCAAGGTTTGAGGTGGATATAAAGCAACTTCCTGAGCAGATCGATACCTCTACCTATA TGCCATCGTAG